A genomic segment from Peribacillus sp. ACCC06369 encodes:
- a CDS encoding LysR family transcriptional regulator, with translation MNFFQLEVFLHVVEHGSFTKAGDRIGLTQSGVSHNITALETELGVTLLKRDRKGVTLTTAGEQVIPHMRAIAANLAHIEQKIAAVNGMEIGKITIGSFPSFTARFIPLLFSIFNEKYPTIELLIHEGGYDEILKWIEEGTVDIGFAAKPVKNVEFIHLLTDPLSAVVYEGHPLSGKTGINLEDFADEPFIMLRSGCETLIEDRFLDAKIKPNISYDIKDNQTVLSMVAGKLGISIMPNLAIPEKPERIKSLPLTPEISREIGLVMKSSKDLSPAAKEFSNVVQDYFRK, from the coding sequence TTGAATTTTTTTCAGTTGGAAGTCTTCTTACATGTTGTTGAACACGGAAGTTTCACGAAAGCGGGAGACCGGATCGGACTGACTCAATCAGGCGTGAGCCATAACATTACGGCGCTTGAAACGGAACTTGGTGTGACTTTATTAAAACGTGATCGAAAAGGAGTAACACTCACCACTGCTGGAGAACAGGTTATTCCACATATGCGGGCCATTGCTGCCAATCTTGCACATATCGAACAAAAGATTGCAGCTGTGAATGGAATGGAAATCGGGAAGATAACGATTGGCAGTTTTCCAAGCTTCACTGCCAGATTCATACCGCTGCTATTCTCTATCTTTAATGAAAAATACCCTACTATTGAATTGCTGATTCATGAAGGAGGATATGATGAAATCTTAAAATGGATAGAAGAAGGAACAGTGGACATCGGCTTTGCAGCAAAACCAGTTAAGAATGTGGAATTCATCCATCTGCTAACAGATCCTTTATCAGCCGTCGTATACGAAGGCCATCCACTTTCAGGGAAAACCGGAATCAATCTTGAGGACTTCGCTGATGAACCATTCATCATGCTGCGATCCGGCTGTGAAACACTCATAGAGGATAGATTCCTTGATGCCAAAATAAAACCAAACATTTCATACGACATTAAAGACAATCAAACGGTGCTCTCAATGGTGGCAGGAAAATTAGGCATCTCAATTATGCCCAACTTGGCTATACCTGAAAAACCGGAACGTATAAAAAGCCTGCCCTTGACTCCGGAAATTTCCCGGGAGATCGGATTGGTCATGAAATCATCCAAAGACCTTTCACCAGCAGCAAAGGAATTTTCAAACGTCGTTCAAGATTATTTCCGAAAGTAG
- a CDS encoding zinc ribbon domain-containing protein: protein MNEKGCMKCGSNDAAKKDVAMTGTGLSKMFDVQNNQFTVVYCKNCGYSEFYNKQSSAGSNLLDLFLG, encoded by the coding sequence ATGAATGAAAAGGGATGCATGAAATGCGGAAGCAATGATGCTGCTAAGAAGGACGTAGCCATGACTGGAACAGGATTGTCAAAAATGTTCGATGTCCAGAATAATCAATTTACGGTTGTGTATTGCAAGAATTGCGGTTATTCGGAGTTTTATAATAAGCAATCATCGGCAGGCAGTAATCTGCTGGATCTATTCTTGGGATGA
- a CDS encoding DNRLRE domain-containing protein, translated as MLKFRKYIASILILALLCSLLPTYTGASSENTSQTKENEKETINTDNLDEVVKERTESSKTFTDGEGNFVKEIYPEEIHNKVDGKYKTISEELVEKDNKGYIETETTNLEFMFPEKLGEDKPLIYQSGEHKLSFELTYASDGEKQTEPTYTSGSVKEENSITLKSIYPNIDLRHVALNNEVKEDWIMNEYNGINEFHYTIQTDLYGQVEKDGSIGFYENESKEKSIFTLPKPVMVDSNYNDTLGDGVRSTDIHYELNKKSDDSYELVLNASKEWLSSSKRVFPIYIDPSVSIDALGDTFVMSAYPNNNYNKEWDPSQGEYVLKTGYYDSTTGTNYPFVKFSVIGDLKGATIDSAELAAYVTHSYYVDTKTDIWVDEVKAQWYVDELTWNNKPSSTKITSTSVARDQWAYFDVKNTIQAWVDGTRENYGFKFHTNGNGKTHWKKITAAESAKKAKLVISYHYEKMKNPTVSSFSYGEGKADGYIDVKWGSVHGAKSYDLQMYDGKGYQTIYSGTSTSWSTKGKKIFPKAPYSTSSTYKTDSTGVELPVDPSAFYSAKSGTTTTKKDYGFRVVAKFANGDSPASTAIYKAIPVVQVGIPDIPTVKPYAYPETDTVNKGRGWLDISWKPVTNATGYKVLIWNGTKYKEFSVGKVTSISTKGKKIWPTDADLKNGMKELYPVELDKSTSIGIGTELPIDPSITYGNGSNRYSIRVKAISAAGDSASSDVNYGYIPLYAPKNAKLTSNLEDMVNNKSSLTVKWDATTSAKYYEVQISDDKTTKTYQVKGKTSFTTEPIYGVSSNYSATVKAYYVDDDNAPETEQGKITGNRGLSPASNKGTVSVDPREDLNGLEDYFTYEDHSFGNATASVNVTTGNMVMEFTDQSLFTRGLLGFDFTRYYNSRSTRTSALGQGWTFAGNENLVEVDATSTEPAKVIYYDEDGTKHEFSYDSSNKKYISPKGKYLTLTKETVNDAQGFSLKEKDGFSKIFEGNSSKTKEYRLYAYKDINQNTIRFFYNQDKLSEISEVNHQGEKIRTSIQLAYNTDGLINKVEYGSNWKGIGYQNKQLASVVTKDTRTTDSITEKLTYNSIGQLASYVDGKGNETKYLYDENELKIFDKQEKDASISVSTTYRYDQAKNEFTVTDTDDNETVYKRDTKNGTFAVSEIMNSDETSSSFQYDEQYNVLQSVDEEGITSSNSYDSHGNLKTNTDSNGTTTYEYDSKNRLTRFTDPKSTLTINTYEGENLSSTKIGEETTKYEYDSFGRETKVIYPNQTYEETVYDDKTDTVKVKDAKGLFTSTSYDQFGNIKSKTDAGARSNSYEYHPLQPNVVTAVTDGKGKTTQYKYDRNGNLTTLTDALGRNKTYEYNDNDQLTKATFPGMVFNYHYNSNGNMDLKERPSGNKLKYSYNDMNQVESVTVSTKSKGNVLEWNQTYNEGGQLSSVNYQDLETTQTILQKDLTYNDRSQLESYKQGKFKIGFTYNDNEQPLSSAIQYTDKEPWKVEQSLTYTDDGKNNVLTVGEGEQKWMVFDYDDKMSNNQQLVTINENLYQRTSTFNNSNLLKSISYTQGSSTNLEYIYDYDESGNILKEINEQGVTSLTYDKNNQLIQEVLSNGTVNKYSYDDVGNRKETTRGDKADTFIYNAANQIEFKNGKGYQYDDDGNLLQDETFKYEYNSLGYQTRVTDLQGKEVARYDYDEAGLRTKKVIGSKTHEYFYAGNQLSLEVIRNGDSLEQYRSYQWEGHIPLGMILREKDKSGNWKQQVYHYWTNQRGDVVSIRDNEGKEAGLYTYDAFGNILTEVGEVAQENPIRYAGYYYDIETKNYYLQARYYNPENGRFLALDPYPGDEDEPISQNGYTYVNNNPISNVDPDGNYGFSVYSKGWWGFKYKVTLSNKETKRIVQKLNYGLIDATLIGVAALISKTIRNFIGKNKLISGAGLIANWGMTRFAKKLEDKNKGKGVILYGRNYGWTVTVPITSIVSRK; from the coding sequence TTGTTGAAATTCAGAAAGTACATTGCATCGATTTTAATTTTGGCTTTGTTATGTAGCTTGTTGCCAACCTATACAGGTGCTTCAAGTGAAAATACGAGTCAGACGAAAGAAAATGAAAAGGAAACAATCAACACTGACAATTTGGATGAAGTGGTGAAAGAAAGAACGGAAAGTTCAAAAACATTCACTGATGGAGAAGGAAACTTTGTTAAAGAGATTTATCCAGAAGAAATACATAACAAAGTAGACGGAAAGTACAAGACCATTTCCGAAGAGTTAGTGGAAAAAGATAATAAGGGCTACATAGAGACAGAAACAACAAACTTAGAATTTATGTTTCCTGAGAAATTAGGGGAAGATAAGCCTTTAATTTATCAATCTGGTGAACACAAGTTATCATTTGAGTTAACTTATGCCTCTGATGGAGAGAAGCAGACTGAACCAACTTATACATCGGGGTCAGTAAAAGAAGAAAATTCAATAACTCTTAAATCTATATACCCGAATATTGATCTACGGCATGTAGCCTTAAATAATGAGGTAAAAGAAGATTGGATTATGAATGAATATAATGGTATCAATGAATTTCACTATACCATTCAAACGGATTTATACGGTCAAGTTGAAAAAGACGGATCTATAGGATTCTATGAAAACGAATCTAAAGAGAAATCAATTTTCACTTTACCAAAGCCTGTAATGGTGGATTCAAACTATAACGACACTTTAGGTGATGGTGTCCGATCGACAGATATCCATTATGAGTTAAATAAAAAATCAGACGATAGTTATGAGTTAGTATTAAATGCTAGTAAAGAATGGCTATCTTCATCTAAGCGAGTCTTCCCTATTTATATTGACCCTTCAGTATCGATTGATGCATTGGGAGATACATTTGTGATGAGCGCCTATCCAAATAACAATTACAATAAAGAATGGGATCCATCACAAGGAGAATATGTATTAAAAACAGGATATTATGATAGCACTACAGGAACCAATTACCCGTTTGTTAAATTTAGTGTAATTGGGGATTTAAAGGGTGCAACCATTGATTCTGCTGAATTAGCCGCCTATGTTACCCATTCTTATTATGTCGATACAAAAACGGATATATGGGTAGATGAGGTAAAAGCACAATGGTATGTAGATGAATTAACTTGGAACAATAAGCCATCATCCACCAAAATAACGAGTACGTCTGTTGCTAGGGATCAGTGGGCTTATTTTGATGTTAAGAATACCATCCAGGCTTGGGTGGACGGTACAAGAGAAAACTATGGATTTAAATTCCATACGAACGGAAATGGCAAAACACATTGGAAAAAAATCACGGCTGCAGAAAGTGCGAAAAAAGCTAAATTGGTTATTAGTTACCATTATGAAAAGATGAAGAATCCTACAGTCAGTTCTTTCTCCTATGGTGAGGGGAAGGCTGATGGATATATTGATGTTAAGTGGGGTTCCGTTCATGGAGCAAAGTCTTATGATTTGCAAATGTATGATGGTAAGGGTTATCAGACTATTTATTCTGGTACATCTACAAGTTGGTCAACAAAGGGCAAAAAGATATTCCCTAAAGCTCCTTATTCAACAAGTTCCACGTATAAAACGGATAGCACGGGTGTTGAATTACCGGTAGATCCGAGTGCTTTTTATAGTGCGAAAAGTGGAACGACAACTACGAAAAAAGATTACGGATTTCGTGTAGTAGCAAAATTTGCAAATGGAGATAGCCCGGCTTCAACAGCTATTTACAAAGCCATACCAGTTGTGCAAGTGGGAATTCCGGATATTCCAACCGTAAAACCATATGCGTACCCGGAAACAGATACAGTAAATAAAGGGCGTGGTTGGCTTGATATTTCCTGGAAACCAGTGACTAATGCAACGGGTTATAAAGTTCTTATTTGGAATGGTACAAAATATAAAGAGTTTTCGGTAGGTAAAGTAACCAGTATTAGTACAAAGGGGAAAAAGATCTGGCCTACGGATGCGGATTTGAAAAATGGGATGAAAGAACTTTATCCAGTCGAATTAGACAAATCGACAAGTATAGGTATAGGAACAGAATTACCAATTGACCCTAGCATTACTTATGGAAATGGTTCAAATCGTTATAGTATTCGAGTCAAAGCAATTTCTGCAGCAGGAGATTCAGCTTCATCAGATGTTAACTATGGATACATACCATTATATGCACCTAAAAATGCAAAGCTAACTAGTAATTTAGAGGATATGGTCAATAACAAAAGTAGTTTGACAGTGAAGTGGGATGCGACAACTTCAGCAAAATATTACGAGGTACAGATTTCCGATGATAAAACAACTAAAACATATCAAGTAAAAGGCAAAACATCTTTCACAACAGAACCCATTTATGGTGTTTCATCAAATTATTCCGCAACGGTTAAAGCCTATTATGTGGACGACGACAATGCTCCAGAAACAGAACAGGGTAAAATTACAGGAAATCGTGGTTTAAGTCCTGCTTCGAATAAAGGAACGGTATCAGTTGATCCTAGAGAGGATTTAAATGGTTTAGAAGATTATTTCACTTATGAAGACCATTCATTTGGAAATGCAACTGCTTCCGTGAATGTAACCACGGGAAATATGGTCATGGAGTTCACGGATCAATCCCTATTCACTCGAGGTCTCTTAGGATTTGATTTTACCCGTTACTATAATTCACGGTCCACTCGTACTTCTGCGCTTGGGCAAGGTTGGACATTTGCAGGAAATGAAAATCTTGTAGAAGTAGATGCTACGAGCACAGAACCAGCAAAAGTCATTTATTATGATGAAGATGGAACCAAACATGAATTTAGCTATGATTCTAGCAATAAAAAATATATCTCTCCAAAAGGGAAATATTTAACCTTAACAAAGGAAACGGTTAATGATGCACAAGGATTTAGCCTGAAAGAAAAAGATGGATTTTCCAAAATCTTCGAGGGGAATTCAAGTAAAACTAAAGAGTATCGCTTATATGCCTACAAGGATATCAATCAAAATACAATCCGCTTTTTTTACAATCAAGATAAGTTATCCGAAATCTCTGAAGTAAATCACCAAGGCGAAAAAATTCGGACTAGTATTCAATTAGCCTATAACACGGATGGATTAATCAATAAAGTAGAATACGGAAGTAATTGGAAGGGAATTGGATATCAGAATAAGCAGTTGGCATCCGTTGTAACGAAAGATACGCGCACAACGGATAGCATCACAGAAAAGCTTACCTATAATTCAATTGGCCAACTAGCATCTTATGTAGATGGCAAGGGGAATGAAACCAAGTATCTATATGATGAAAATGAATTGAAAATATTTGACAAACAGGAAAAAGATGCGTCCATTTCTGTCTCTACTACGTATCGTTATGATCAGGCAAAAAATGAATTTACGGTAACAGATACAGACGACAATGAGACGGTTTATAAACGAGATACGAAAAATGGAACTTTTGCCGTTAGCGAGATCATGAATAGTGATGAGACAAGTTCCAGCTTCCAATATGATGAACAATACAATGTATTACAATCTGTTGATGAAGAAGGAATAACCAGTTCTAACAGCTATGATTCTCACGGGAATTTGAAAACCAACACAGATTCTAACGGTACGACTACTTATGAATATGATAGTAAAAACCGGTTAACTAGATTCACGGATCCAAAGAGCACTCTGACGATTAACACATACGAAGGGGAAAATCTGTCTAGCACGAAGATTGGTGAGGAAACGACAAAGTATGAGTATGATTCGTTTGGTAGGGAAACAAAAGTTATTTATCCGAATCAAACGTATGAAGAAACGGTCTATGATGATAAAACAGATACAGTTAAGGTAAAAGATGCCAAAGGTTTATTTACAAGTACCTCTTATGATCAGTTTGGCAACATAAAGAGTAAAACAGATGCTGGAGCAAGAAGTAATTCTTACGAATACCATCCACTACAGCCTAACGTAGTTACTGCTGTAACAGACGGGAAAGGAAAAACGACTCAATATAAATACGATAGAAATGGGAATTTAACGACTCTTACAGATGCTTTAGGGCGAAATAAAACATACGAATATAATGATAATGATCAACTCACAAAAGCAACTTTTCCTGGCATGGTTTTTAATTATCATTATAATTCAAATGGAAATATGGATTTAAAAGAAAGACCTTCTGGTAATAAGTTAAAGTATTCCTATAATGATATGAATCAAGTAGAAAGTGTGACAGTCTCTACTAAATCAAAAGGAAATGTATTAGAGTGGAATCAAACGTATAATGAAGGTGGTCAATTATCTAGCGTAAACTATCAAGACCTAGAAACCACGCAAACAATTCTTCAAAAAGATTTAACCTATAATGATCGCTCACAACTTGAGTCTTATAAACAAGGGAAATTCAAAATAGGATTTACGTATAACGATAATGAACAACCTCTAAGTTCAGCCATCCAATATACAGATAAAGAACCTTGGAAGGTCGAACAATCATTAACATATACGGATGATGGGAAAAATAATGTACTGACAGTAGGAGAAGGGGAACAAAAATGGATGGTATTTGATTACGACGATAAAATGTCTAATAATCAACAGTTAGTCACTATTAACGAAAATCTATACCAAAGAACCAGTACATTTAATAATAGTAACCTTCTAAAGAGTATTAGCTATACTCAAGGATCCAGTACTAACTTAGAATATATCTATGACTATGATGAATCAGGAAATATTTTAAAAGAAATAAATGAACAAGGAGTTACGAGTTTAACCTATGATAAAAATAACCAGCTGATTCAAGAGGTCTTATCAAATGGCACGGTAAATAAATATAGCTATGATGACGTTGGGAATCGCAAAGAAACCACACGCGGTGATAAGGCCGATACCTTTATTTATAACGCAGCTAATCAAATTGAATTTAAAAATGGTAAAGGCTATCAGTATGACGATGATGGGAACTTGCTTCAGGACGAAACATTCAAATATGAGTACAATTCCCTTGGTTATCAAACAAGAGTCACTGATTTACAAGGCAAGGAAGTGGCTCGTTACGACTATGATGAAGCAGGATTACGGACGAAAAAAGTTATCGGAAGCAAAACTCATGAATACTTTTACGCTGGTAACCAATTATCACTTGAAGTCATACGGAATGGTGACTCTTTGGAACAGTATCGAAGTTACCAATGGGAAGGACACATTCCTTTAGGAATGATTCTTCGAGAAAAAGATAAAAGTGGTAACTGGAAGCAACAAGTGTATCATTACTGGACAAATCAACGTGGCGACGTAGTGTCAATTAGAGATAACGAAGGAAAAGAAGCCGGTTTATATACGTATGATGCATTTGGAAATATATTAACAGAAGTCGGCGAAGTCGCTCAAGAGAACCCGATTCGCTATGCTGGTTATTATTATGATATAGAAACAAAAAATTATTATCTTCAAGCTCGTTACTATAATCCAGAAAACGGTAGATTCTTAGCTCTAGATCCTTACCCAGGAGATGAAGATGAGCCAATTTCACAAAACGGGTACACATATGTCAATAACAATCCAATAAGTAATGTTGATCCTGATGGTAATTATGGTTTCAGTGTATATTCTAAAGGTTGGTGGGGATTTAAATACAAAGTCACGTTAAGTAATAAAGAAACCAAAAGAATTGTTCAAAAGTTAAATTATGGATTGATTGATGCAACTTTAATTGGAGTGGCTGCCTTAATTAGCAAAACTATTCGTAATTTTATTGGAAAAAACAAATTAATTTCAGGAGCGGGTCTAATTGCCAATTGGGGCATGACAAGGTTTGCAAAAAAATTGGAGGATAAAAATAAAGGCAAGGGAGTCATACTTTATGGCCGAAACTATGGTTGGACGGTGACTGTTCCTATAACAAGTATAGTCAGCAGAAAATAA
- the xylB gene encoding xylulokinase, whose translation MKYVIGIDLGTSAVKILLVNQHGEVMQEVAKSYSLIHLKTGYSEQDPDTWVEQTVAGLAELLKSFDGNPEDIEGISFSGQMHGLVLLDEENRVLRDAILWNDTRTTDQCQTIYDMVGEERLLEITKNPALEGFTLPKILWVKEHEPEVFKNAAKFVLPKDYLRYKLTGELHMEYSDAAGTLLLNVSEKEWSKEICEMLGLDIGLCPTLVESHAEVGRITDEVAERTGLTVSTRIFAGGADNACGAIGAGILEDGKTLCSIGTSGVILSYEARDDRDFQGKVHYFNHGAPDAFYTMGVTLAAGYSLTWFKEVFAKGESFETLLADVGDVPVGSNGLLFTPYLVGERTPHADAAIRGSFIGIDGSHQRKDFVRAVLEGITFSLNESIDIFRRSGKNIDTIISIGGGAKNEAWLQMQADIFNSKIVRLSSEQGPGLGAAMLAAYGCGWFDSLKECAAQFIKEEKQYMPNKENAEKYEALFLIYQEIYAQTKNLNEKLLKYRN comes from the coding sequence ATGAAATACGTAATCGGTATCGATCTGGGGACAAGTGCGGTAAAAATTTTACTCGTGAATCAACATGGCGAGGTCATGCAGGAAGTAGCTAAATCCTATTCATTGATTCATCTGAAAACAGGCTACAGTGAACAGGACCCTGACACGTGGGTGGAACAGACAGTTGCCGGGCTTGCCGAGCTACTGAAAAGCTTTGATGGAAACCCGGAAGATATTGAAGGGATCAGTTTTTCCGGGCAAATGCATGGACTTGTCCTGCTGGATGAAGAAAACCGTGTATTGCGTGATGCCATCCTTTGGAATGATACGCGGACGACCGATCAGTGTCAGACCATTTACGACATGGTCGGGGAAGAACGACTGTTGGAAATAACGAAAAACCCTGCATTAGAAGGATTCACTTTACCCAAAATCCTATGGGTGAAAGAGCATGAGCCTGAAGTATTTAAAAATGCAGCGAAATTCGTCCTTCCAAAGGATTATCTGAGATATAAACTGACTGGGGAATTACATATGGAATACTCCGATGCAGCCGGCACATTATTATTGAATGTCAGCGAAAAGGAATGGAGTAAAGAAATCTGTGAGATGCTTGGTCTTGATATCGGGCTATGTCCGACATTGGTAGAATCACATGCGGAAGTGGGCAGGATAACGGACGAAGTGGCAGAACGCACGGGGCTAACCGTTTCCACCCGTATATTTGCAGGCGGAGCAGACAATGCTTGCGGTGCCATTGGCGCTGGCATTTTAGAAGACGGAAAAACACTCTGCAGCATCGGCACTTCAGGAGTGATATTGTCCTATGAAGCAAGGGATGACAGGGATTTTCAAGGAAAAGTCCACTACTTTAATCACGGTGCACCTGATGCCTTCTACACGATGGGAGTAACCTTGGCAGCAGGCTACAGCCTCACTTGGTTTAAAGAAGTTTTTGCCAAAGGTGAATCATTTGAAACGTTATTGGCAGATGTAGGTGATGTGCCCGTCGGATCTAATGGACTTTTATTCACTCCGTACTTAGTGGGCGAAAGGACCCCGCATGCAGATGCGGCAATACGCGGAAGCTTCATTGGAATCGATGGCTCCCATCAGCGTAAAGACTTTGTACGGGCCGTCCTTGAAGGCATCACTTTCTCCTTGAATGAATCCATTGATATCTTCCGCAGGAGCGGAAAAAATATCGATACAATCATTTCGATTGGCGGAGGTGCCAAAAACGAAGCGTGGCTGCAAATGCAAGCGGACATATTCAATTCGAAAATTGTCAGGCTATCAAGTGAACAAGGCCCAGGCTTGGGGGCGGCCATGTTAGCGGCTTATGGCTGCGGCTGGTTCGACTCTTTAAAGGAATGTGCAGCCCAATTCATAAAAGAAGAGAAACAGTACATGCCCAATAAAGAGAATGCTGAAAAGTATGAAGCCTTATTCCTGATTTACCAAGAAATCTATGCACAAACAAAGAATTTGAATGAAAAACTATTGAAATATCGCAATTGA
- the xylA gene encoding xylose isomerase yields the protein MSYFNNISKINYEGATSSNPYAFKFYNPEEVIGGKTMKEYLRYAVAYWHTFTADGSDPFGAGTMIRPWDKFNGMDMAKARVEAAFEFFEKLGVPFFCFHDADIAPEGSNLRETYNNLDEIVAMIKDYMKDSQTKLLWNTANNFTNPRFTHGAASSNNADVFAYSAAKVKKGLEIGKELGAENYVFWGGREGYETLLNTDMKLELDNLGRFFHMAVDYAKEIGFDAQFLIEPKPKEPTTHQYDFDVATGHAFLQNYGLQDHFKFNIEANHATLAGHTFEHELRYARINGMLGSVDANQGDPLLGWDTDEFPTDLYSTTLAMYEIIKNGGLGRGGLNFDAKVRRGSFELEDLFHAHIAGMDSFAAGLKVAQKLIDDRILDDVIENRYSSYTEGIGLEIVEGNTDLRKLEEYALGLKEIKNQSGRLEKVKGTINQYLLRAYAGE from the coding sequence ATGTCCTATTTTAACAACATCAGTAAAATAAATTATGAAGGTGCCACCTCTTCAAATCCATATGCATTTAAATTTTACAATCCGGAGGAGGTCATCGGCGGGAAGACAATGAAGGAATATCTGCGTTATGCCGTGGCATATTGGCATACATTCACTGCCGATGGGTCAGATCCATTTGGTGCAGGCACGATGATCCGTCCATGGGACAAATTCAATGGAATGGATATGGCAAAAGCGCGTGTAGAAGCGGCCTTCGAATTCTTTGAAAAACTAGGTGTACCATTCTTCTGTTTCCACGACGCCGATATTGCTCCTGAAGGAAGTAATTTGAGAGAAACCTATAACAACTTAGATGAAATCGTCGCAATGATCAAAGACTATATGAAAGATAGTCAAACGAAATTGCTTTGGAATACGGCGAATAACTTCACGAACCCCCGTTTCACTCATGGCGCAGCATCTTCAAATAATGCGGATGTTTTCGCCTATTCTGCTGCGAAGGTAAAAAAAGGATTGGAAATCGGTAAGGAACTAGGCGCGGAAAACTATGTATTCTGGGGCGGACGTGAAGGATATGAAACGCTGCTTAACACCGATATGAAGCTTGAATTGGATAACCTCGGGCGTTTCTTCCATATGGCGGTCGATTATGCGAAAGAAATCGGGTTCGATGCACAATTCCTGATTGAACCAAAACCGAAAGAGCCGACAACACATCAATACGATTTCGATGTAGCGACCGGTCATGCATTCCTGCAGAATTATGGTCTTCAAGATCACTTCAAATTTAATATTGAAGCAAACCATGCCACTCTTGCCGGCCATACATTCGAACACGAGCTTCGCTATGCACGGATAAATGGTATGCTTGGATCCGTTGATGCCAATCAGGGAGATCCATTATTGGGTTGGGATACGGATGAGTTCCCAACCGACTTGTACTCTACAACCCTGGCAATGTATGAAATCATTAAAAATGGCGGTTTAGGCCGTGGTGGCTTGAACTTTGATGCTAAAGTCCGCCGTGGTTCATTTGAATTGGAAGACCTATTCCATGCACACATTGCAGGAATGGACAGTTTTGCAGCCGGCCTGAAGGTTGCCCAAAAGTTGATCGACGATAGAATCCTTGATGATGTGATTGAAAACCGCTATAGCAGCTATACAGAAGGAATCGGGTTGGAAATCGTCGAAGGGAATACAGACCTTCGTAAACTGGAAGAATATGCGCTTGGATTGAAAGAAATCAAAAATCAATCAGGACGCTTGGAGAAAGTTAAAGGGACGATCAACCAATATTTGTTAAGAGCTTACGCAGGGGAATAA